A window from Zonotrichia albicollis isolate bZonAlb1 chromosome 8, bZonAlb1.hap1, whole genome shotgun sequence encodes these proteins:
- the PTGER3 gene encoding prostaglandin E2 receptor EP3 subtype, which produces MSPWQQRPPNGSAAGGPGPRGNGTGRAERGSAVSVAIPLTMMLTGVAGNALAMLLVSRSYRAKGSRRKRSFLLCIGSLALTDMLGQLLTSPIVISVYLSGRPWAAMDPSGRLCDFFGFSMTVFGLCPLLIASAMAVERALAIRAPHWYASHMSPRATERGLAAIWAAGVAFALLPLAGLGRYALQWPGTWCFISTAGGSAFAAAFAALGLLSLVVTGACNLATIEALVSRCRAKAGAPQPGSRWGRIATETLLQLLGIMCVLSACWAPLLVTMLQMVSEPAAGPCRGGQRWEPRRECNLPLTAVRLASLNQILDPWVYLLLRRILLRKCRQAASAVSHCPNGAECRDSHTDRALTLSHDIRRTAA; this is translated from the exons ATGAGCCCGTGGCAGCAGCGCCCGCCCAACGGCAGCGCGGCCGGCGGGCCGGGCCCGCGGGGGAACGGCACGGGCCGGGCGGAGCGCGGCAGCGCCGTGTCCGTGGCCATCCCGCTGACCATGATGCTGACGGGCGTCGCGGGCAATGCGCTGGCCATGCTGCTCGTGTCCCGCAGCTACCGCGCCAAGGGCAGCCGCAGGAAGCGCTCCTTCCTGCTGTGCATCGGCTCCCTGGCGCTCACCGACATGCTGGGCCAGCTGCTCACCAGCCCCATCGTCATCTCCGTGTACCTGTCGGGCCGGCCCTGGGCGGCCATGGACCCCTCGGGCCGCCTCTGCGACTTCTTCGGCTTCAGCATGACGGTGTtcgggctgtgcccgctgctgatCGCCAGCGCCATGGCGGTGGAGCGGGCGCTGGCCATCCGCGCCCCGCACTGGTACGCCAGCCACATGAGCCCGCGGGCCACCGAGCGCGGCCTGGCCGCCATCTGGGCCGCCGGCGTGGCCTTCGCGCTGCTGCCgctggccgggctgggccgcTACGCGCTGCAGTGGCCCGGCACCTGGTGCTTCATCAGCACGGCCGGCGGCAGCGCCTTCGCCGCCGCCTTCGCCGCGCTGGGGCTGCTGTCCCTCGTGGTGACCGGCGCCTGCAACCTGGCCACCATCGAGGCGCTGGTGTCGCGCTGCCGAGCCAAGGCCGGCGCGCCTCAGCCCGGCTCGCGCTGGGGCCGCATCGCCACCGagacgctgctgcagctgctgggcatCATGTGCGTGCTCTCGGCCTGCTGGGCACCGCTGCTG GTGACCATGCTGCAGATGGTGTCGGAGCCCgcggccgggccgtgccggggCGGGCAGCGCTGGGAGCCGCGCCGGGAGTGCAACCTGCCGCTGACGGCCGTGCGCCTGGCCTCGCTCAACCAGATCCTGGACCCCTGGGTGTACCTGCTGCTGCGCCGCATCCTGCTGCGCAAGTGCCGCCAGGCCGCCAGCGCCGTGTCACACTGCCCCAACGGCGCCGagtgcagggacagccacacGGACAGGGCCCTCACCCTGTCCCACGACATCCGCCGCACCGCCGCCTGA